From one Salvelinus alpinus chromosome 14, SLU_Salpinus.1, whole genome shotgun sequence genomic stretch:
- the glsb gene encoding glutaminase kidney isoform, mitochondrial isoform X2, whose amino-acid sequence MIPGQVCHQPPVCRLHRKHLSTKEVKFALSSMDMEQRDYDSRTALHVAAAEGHAEVVNPVPIDRWDKTPMEEVLHFVHHDMVTILQDYQNKYNPQEAPKKDKETAENNLGGLL is encoded by the exons GTCAAGTCTGTCATCAACCTCCTGTTTGCCGCCTACACCGGAAACATCTCAGCACTAAGGAGGTCAA ATTTGCTCTGTCCTCCATGGACATGGAGCAGAGGGACTATGACTCCAGGACGGCTTTACATGTGGCTGCAGCAGAAG GACATGCAGAGGTGGTGAACCCTGTTCCCATTGATAG GTGGGATAAGACCCCAATGGAAGAGGTCTTGCATTTTGTCCATCACGACATGGTCACCATCCTCCAGGACTATCAAAACAAGTACAACCCACAAGAGGCCCCCAAGAAGGACAAGGAGACAGCAGAGAACAACCTGGGCGGCCTGCTGTAG